The Tenrec ecaudatus isolate mTenEca1 chromosome 9, mTenEca1.hap1, whole genome shotgun sequence genome window below encodes:
- the ARMC9 gene encoding LOW QUALITY PROTEIN: lisH domain-containing protein ARMC9 (The sequence of the model RefSeq protein was modified relative to this genomic sequence to represent the inferred CDS: inserted 8 bases in 7 codons; substituted 1 base at 1 genomic stop codon), with the protein MGDILTRESELLGLVREYLDFXTLKTFSKECKPKGKPLSKPTGASLRDSTSLIIQKELLVAFDQNAFFRQWEQHVPSALRDGDSLAQKLEFYLHIHFAIYLLKHSQGRPDKEELEERVSYFKTYLERKGASLRMTTEXPYYALPFVPNPAVHPFKELFQDSWRPELKVKLGTFLALIFRASRTPRLLTLXKEDGPSNKDLQQQVHQQLVQAEQRRMTYLKRCNKIQADYHNLTGVTAELVDAPEATVSGKMITPEYLQXRLFSNQMRQSLAHSVDFTRPGTAATMSRASLVPVKLKDVPLLPSLDYEKLKKDLIWGSDRLKAFLLQALRWRLTTSHPGEQRETVLLDCHSGSXWSMLQLLHSRSKAVRQYMAGLISAFASLARGRLYLSQNTKVLQMLEERLKAEHKDVITRENVLGXLQKFRLRRPLQTAMIGDGLVLRLVDMLKDPDCLSDYTLEYXGALLTNLCLCSAGKNMCARMXGLALKVFSDLLGHENHEIQPYVNGALYSILSIPSIREEAKAMGMEDMLRCFTKEGNAETIRQMEFIIRQLNTEELLDGGTESAGDEDEDDVEDHDTMEANLEKDELIQPQLRDLSGEKLLTTEYLGIMTNTGRTEAELWKDPAARVQWSMDEPLRGWVTPSSHRMGPPV; encoded by the exons ACGTCACTCATTATCCAGAAGGAGCTCCTCGTCGCCTTCGACCAGAACGCCTTCTTCCGCCAGTGGGAGCAGCATGTCCCCAGTGCCCTCCGAGATGGGGACTCGCTGGCCCAGAAGCTGGAGTTCTATCTTCACATCCACTTCGCCATCTACCTTCTGAAGCACTCCCAAGGGAGGCCTGACAAAGAGGAACTGGAGgagagggtttcttacttcaaaACCTACCTGGAGAGGAAAGGCGCGTCGCTGCGCATGACCACGG TTCCTTACTACGCCCTCCCTTTTGTTCCCAACCCCGCGGTGCACCCCTTCAAAGAGCTCTTCCAGGACTCCTGGAGGCCAGAGTTGAAGGTGAAGTTGGGAACGTTCCTGGCTTTAATTTTTAGAGCCAGTAGAACGCCAAGGCTGCTAACACT CAAGGAGGACGGACCCAGTAACAAAGACTTGCAGCAGCAGGTCCACCAGCAGCTGGTCCAAGCGGAACAGCGGCGGATGACGTACCTGAAGCGCTGTAATAAGATCCAGGCGGACTACCACAACCTCACCGGGGTCACGGCGGAGCTGGTGGATGCTCCGGAGGCCACAGTCAGTGGCAAGATGATCACGCCGGAGTACCTGC AGCGTCTCTTCAGTAACCAGATGCGGCAGAGCCTGGCGCACAGTGTGGACTTCACCAGACCCGGCACGGCGGCGACCATGTCGAGAGCCTCCCTGGTTCCTGTGAAATTGAAGGATGTCCCCTTGCTGCCCTCCCTGGACTACGAGAAACTGAAGAAGGATCTGATTTGGGGCAGCGACCGCCTGAAAGCCTTTTTGCTGCAGGCTCTACGCTGGCGCTTGACCACGTCCCATCCTGGAGAGCAGAGAGAGACCGTCCTCTTGGACTGTCACAGCGGCAGCTAGTGGAGCATGCTCCAGCTGCTGCACTCACGGAGCAAGGCAGTGCGCCAGTACATGGCCGGGCTCATCAGCGCGTTCGCCTCCCTCGCCAGAGGTCGCCTCTACCTCAGCCAGAACACGAAGGTGCTGCAGATGCTGGAGGAGCGGCTGAAAGCGGAGCATAAGGACGTCATCACCCGGGAGAACGTCCTGG CCTTGCAGAAGTTCCGTCTCAGGCGTCCACTGCAGACGGCGATGATTGGAGACGGCCTGGTCCTCAGGCTGGTGGACATGCTCAAGGACCCTGACTGCCTGTCTGACTACACGCTGGAGT TGGGGGCCCTGCTCACGAACCTCTGCCTGTGCAGCGCAGGGAAGAATATGTGCGCCAGAA GCGGCCTCGCGCTGAAAGTTTTCTCAGATCTGCTCGGCCATGAGAACCATGAGATACAGCCGTACGTGAATGGAGCTCTGTACAGCATCCTTTCGATCCCCTCCATCCGGGAGGAGGCcaaggccatggggatggaagacaTGCTGCGCTGCTTCACCAAAGAAGGCAACGCGGAAACGATTCGCCAGATGGAATTCATCATCAGGCAGCTCAACACTGAAGAGCTACTAGATGGCGGCACTGAATCTGCCGGTGACGAAGATGAAGATGATGTAGAGGACCACGACACCATGGAGGCCAATCTGGAAAAGGACGAGCTGATCCAGCCCCAGCTTAGGGACCTCTCGGGGGAGAAGCTCCTGACTACAGAGTACCTGGGGATCATGACTAACACTGGCAGGACTGAGGCCGAGCTGTGGAAGGACCCGGCcgccagggtgcagtggagcatggATGAACCCTTGCGTGGGTGGGTCACCCCAAGCAGTCACCGGATGGGGCCCCCAGTGTAA